A stretch of DNA from Actinomycetota bacterium:
GCCTGCCCAGGTGGGGGAAGAGGATGAGGGGCACCACGCCCACGGCCGCCTTCTGCATGTTGTAGTCCACCCCCTCCTGGGCCAGGTCGTAGAAGGCCTCCCCGAAGGACCGGTAGTCCGGGAAAACCAGGTAGTAGAGCCGGAGCCCGGGTGGCATCTCCATCTCCAGGTCGAAGAAGAGGCCGCGCGGTCGCGGTTGCGGGGGGCCAGGCCAGGGAAAGAGCTTGAGCGCGCAGGCGGTGAAGATGCCGTTGCCGGAGAGGGCTCCCGCCTTACCCCTCATGATGCCGCGCAGGGAAGGGCCCGGGCCGTCGCCGCAGAACCACCCGCATCCCGAACCCAGGGTCCCCAGCCTCAGGACCTCGCCGTCGGGGAGCACCCATTCCACTCCCAGGAGATTGCGCGGGCTGTAGGTCCCGTCGGTCCCCGGTCCGAAGGCGGCACAGGCGCTGGCCAGGGGGGAGACTCCCGCGCCCGCGGAGATCATGTGCACGTTGAGTCCCCGCTTCATGGCCTCGGCCCTCACCTGGCCGCCGCAGGCGTAGGGCTGCACCACGGCGATCATGTTCTTCTCGTCGATGTCCAGGACGCGGTCCATGCGCCTCAGGTCCACCTGGACCACGCCGCCGCCCGACGGTCCGGCCCACGCTCCCCAGCCGGTGGAAAAGGCCTTGAACCTCAAGCCGTGGCGATTACATATCCTTACCACTTCCTGGACCTCTTCGGTGCACCCGGGAAGGACCACCGCCTCCGGCCTGGGTACCTAGAGCCCCAGCTCGTCGTTGAAGGTGGGCTGGAAAGCGTAACCGTCCAGCACCGCCGGCTCCCGGGAGACGTTTTCCTCCCCCACCGCCTCCACCAGTTCCCGGTAGACCTCCCCGGATATCATGTCCCCTCCCTCGGTCGATAAGGATGCGGGCACACCTGTCATCCCCCCACGCCTCTGTCATCCCCCACGCCTATTATGGTACGCGTGCGAGCCGCCGGAAACCGGAAAGGGGGTGATCCGCCTGGAGGCGGGGGGAAAAAACCGGGCCAATCGACTGGTCACGAGCATCGCGGACCTCTGCCGGCGCTTCCCCACGCAGGAGAAATGGCTGCTGGTGCCCGGCTACCGCCTGGGTTACCAGTGGCTGGAGAACGTGGCCCTGGGAGGGGTTGCGGTGTTCAACCTCCGCCTTTTCACCTTGCCGTCGCTGGCCCTGCGGCTGGCGTCCCGGGCCATGCAGGACCAGGGGCTACGCTACGTGCAGGGGTTGGAATACGACCTACTGGTGGGGGAGTTGCTCTCCCGCGTCCTCCCGGAAGACGCTTACCTCCCTCGGGACCGGCTCGAACCCGAGCTGGTGCGGGCAGTGCGCAGGACCCTATCCGACCTCAGGAAAGCAGGCCTGCGCCCGCAGGACCTGGACACCCGGGCCTTCTCCCCTCCACGGAAGGGACATGAACTCAAGGCCCTGCTCGCCGGGCTGCAGGAGGAGCTTCAACGGCGGAAGCTGGTGGACTACGCCGACGTGCTGCGGATGGCCCGCCAGGCGCTCCAGCGGGGCAACCACTTTTGGCCCGAAGGGTTGCGCATCGCCGCCCCCGGGGACCTGGAATCGGACCTGGTGGGACTGGAAAGGAAGCTCTGGGAGAAAATACCAGCTCCCCTGAAGGAGGTCCTCGAGGTGGACCGTCCCGGCTCTCCCGGAGAGGAGGGAAGCGACGTGGCTCTCCTGGGCTGGCTGGGCAGACCCCACCAGGCTCCTCCTCCCGCGGGGGACGGGGCGGTGCGCATCTTCCGGGCCGTGGGGGAGACCAACGAGGTGCGGGAGGTCCTCCGCCGCTGTCTCAGGGAGGGGATACCCGCCGACCGCGTGGAGATCCTGCACACCGACTACGGTACCTATGTCCCCCGCGTCTTCGAGCTGTGCTCCCTTCTCTTCCCGGACCCGGGCGGGGATCCGCCGGCGACCTTCGCCGAGGGGCTTCCCCTGCGCCTCACCCGGCCGGGTCGGGCCCTGCTGGGATGGATACGATGGCTCCAGGAGGACCTTTCCCCGCAGCGCCTGGCGGAGCTGGTCCAGGACGGCCTTTTGCACATCACCGCCGAGGGTGAAGATGAAGGCCGCTTCGACCGCCTGG
This window harbors:
- a CDS encoding FAD-dependent oxidoreductase; its protein translation is MVLPGCTEEVQEVVRICNRHGLRFKAFSTGWGAWAGPSGGGVVQVDLRRMDRVLDIDEKNMIAVVQPYACGGQVRAEAMKRGLNVHMISAGAGVSPLASACAAFGPGTDGTYSPRNLLGVEWVLPDGEVLRLGTLGSGCGWFCGDGPGPSLRGIMRGKAGALSGNGIFTACALKLFPWPGPPQPRPRGLFFDLEMEMPPGLRLYYLVFPDYRSFGEAFYDLAQEGVDYNMQKAAVGVVPLILFPHLGRLLEGRSGIRDALQALRHGIMLVIAAESVEEMKFKEGVARAVTGRYGGIALDLGSTPLGPSFTWSIVSGAVPGLAFRPGGQMQSGLGPNDSWDSAVTWDRLSEGIKRKWIERNGCVDDMGDACVDMAWEGGAIGHSEELWYYDPRDEGHQEAARGLVLDFFLQALRECCDQPWNIFPQQRKVVGPLQGDFNRWQQDILRRLDPRGAADAYLYVGEEEMDLSGIKEGEAAELKRLLEERDWLGREGWR